Proteins from a genomic interval of Polaribacter sejongensis:
- a CDS encoding SusC/RagA family TonB-linked outer membrane protein, with product MKKRNLRLFTFFLICLLSANIYAQQQVKGVISDTSEILLPGVSVILKGTTIGVTSDFDGNYSITVPNNNSILVFSYLGMSTQEVTVGSKTNINVTLEESSEALDGIVVTALGISREKKSLGYSVAEVSGDDMTTVTQENALNALNGRVAGVQINSTGGAGSTVSVILRGASSLTTDNQPLYVVDGVPLSSGLTNIGSIGGGVEVDYGGGISDINPDDIANVSVLKGPSAAALYGARGGNGVILITTKSGKKNKGLGISFSSSNVYEIPYKFIEKSTLFANGSRPNPNTTQIDETSSGWVGPELDKGLSAIQWPYSDQEIATGVGVAKPLTSRGANNAKNFFENSFTSTNTVSIENSTDRMNYRMSYTNMQHEGFIPNSDLYRHNFGINSSFDVNDKLKLNSSIKYTISGADNRPSTTDRGANPLQALYDINSHIDILDMKDYWLVEGVSQNAPYNLGDDPSQFEFNNPYFLANEINNGFKRKRLMGNIQADYQFTDKLSLMTRFAYNDTHEVRETKISSGFNDEPNGAYGLSNINGVETNVDFLLTYQDKLNENFDYSLSAGGNRRNLNNNSSSAQTKNGGSGLVVPNLFTLSNIASDNISYGSSTSKKRVNSLYALGNISFKNTVFVDASVRNDWSSTLPENNNSFLYPSVSSSILLDKIFDMGNDVSLFKLRVGWAQAGNDTSAYNLYSVLSNSGDWGAASQLSVSAALKNDEIKPEINTSTEYGVDLSLFRNKVTMDFTYYESDNKNQIFQKSLPISSGATSKLFNAGNLNSKGFEASLGSVLVKNDDLRWNMNLTFTTNKTIITELAPGTDYVSFWSEARNGAYTWVGEEIGQLVDRAFVRVEDENSPYYGWPLLDDEGWDSDDRTLSDADGNRVAPVTGNYNPDFKMGLQTSITYKNWNLSMNFDWRKGGQFVSQTYRYAESDVQTSRWLDKVYDLSNVNDIPAYIRENSDIFLSPNGEFYPLVGGPTAEYGGFPYDGLNDGVFLPGVMGYYDDNGNFVATQENLGGDGTQYHSYGDNYPWSYSKAATFDADYLKLRQISIGYTFPREVSEKMGMNNLSLSLFSRNIILWTKAGINIDPESAFQSSGSGMAQGVERYNIQPWSIPVGFKLNASF from the coding sequence ATGAAAAAAAGAAACTTAAGGCTTTTTACCTTCTTTTTAATATGCTTGTTATCTGCAAACATATATGCACAACAACAAGTAAAAGGAGTTATAAGTGACACTAGCGAAATACTCTTACCTGGAGTATCTGTTATTTTAAAAGGAACAACTATAGGAGTTACTTCCGATTTTGATGGTAATTATAGTATTACAGTTCCCAACAACAATTCAATACTTGTATTTTCATACTTAGGTATGTCAACACAAGAAGTTACTGTTGGTAGTAAAACAAATATCAACGTTACCTTAGAAGAATCTTCGGAAGCATTAGACGGTATCGTTGTTACGGCTCTAGGGATTTCTAGAGAGAAAAAATCATTAGGGTATTCTGTTGCTGAAGTATCTGGAGACGATATGACAACCGTAACGCAAGAAAACGCATTAAACGCATTAAATGGTAGAGTTGCAGGTGTGCAAATTAACTCTACTGGAGGTGCTGGTTCTACTGTAAGCGTAATTCTACGTGGAGCTTCTTCATTAACTACAGACAACCAACCATTATATGTTGTAGATGGTGTTCCTTTAAGTAGTGGACTTACCAATATTGGAAGTATTGGTGGCGGTGTAGAAGTAGATTATGGTGGAGGTATTAGTGACATTAACCCAGATGATATTGCAAACGTATCTGTTTTAAAAGGACCAAGTGCTGCTGCATTATATGGTGCTAGAGGTGGTAATGGTGTTATCTTAATTACTACAAAATCAGGTAAAAAAAATAAAGGTTTAGGCATTTCTTTTAGTTCTAGTAACGTCTACGAAATTCCTTATAAATTTATCGAAAAATCGACACTTTTTGCAAATGGTAGCAGACCAAATCCTAATACAACACAAATAGATGAAACCTCTTCTGGTTGGGTTGGTCCTGAATTAGACAAAGGTTTAAGTGCTATTCAATGGCCATATTCAGATCAAGAAATAGCTACGGGAGTTGGTGTGGCAAAACCATTAACTTCTAGAGGAGCAAATAATGCAAAAAATTTCTTTGAAAATTCATTTACCTCTACAAACACTGTTTCTATAGAAAATAGCACAGACAGAATGAATTATAGAATGTCATATACCAACATGCAGCATGAAGGTTTTATTCCAAATTCAGATTTATATAGACACAACTTTGGTATCAATAGTAGTTTTGATGTTAATGACAAATTAAAACTTAACTCAAGTATAAAATATACTATTTCTGGTGCAGATAACCGCCCTTCTACAACAGACAGAGGAGCAAATCCATTACAAGCATTATATGACATTAATAGCCATATAGATATTCTTGACATGAAAGATTATTGGTTAGTAGAAGGTGTTAGCCAAAATGCACCCTATAATTTAGGTGACGATCCTTCTCAATTTGAATTTAACAACCCTTATTTTTTAGCAAATGAAATAAATAATGGTTTTAAAAGAAAAAGATTGATGGGGAATATTCAAGCCGATTATCAATTTACAGACAAACTTTCTTTAATGACTCGTTTTGCATATAATGATACGCATGAAGTAAGAGAAACTAAAATATCTAGCGGTTTTAATGATGAACCTAATGGTGCTTATGGTTTATCTAACATAAATGGTGTAGAAACGAATGTCGATTTTTTACTTACTTATCAAGATAAATTAAACGAAAATTTTGATTATAGTTTATCTGCTGGTGGTAACAGAAGAAATTTAAATAACAACTCATCATCTGCACAAACTAAAAACGGAGGTTCTGGCTTAGTAGTACCTAACTTATTTACATTATCTAATATCGCTTCAGACAATATTAGTTATGGAAGTTCAACATCTAAAAAACGTGTAAATAGTTTGTATGCTTTAGGTAATATTAGTTTTAAAAATACGGTATTTGTAGATGCTAGTGTTAGAAATGATTGGTCTAGTACCTTACCAGAAAATAATAATAGTTTTTTATATCCTTCAGTTTCATCAAGTATTTTATTAGATAAGATTTTTGATATGGGTAACGATGTATCCTTATTTAAACTACGTGTTGGTTGGGCACAAGCTGGTAATGATACAAGTGCTTATAATTTATATTCTGTTTTAAGCAATTCTGGAGATTGGGGAGCTGCTTCTCAATTATCTGTAAGTGCTGCTTTAAAAAATGATGAAATTAAACCAGAAATTAATACATCTACAGAATACGGTGTTGATTTATCGCTTTTTAGAAATAAAGTAACTATGGATTTTACGTATTATGAATCTGACAACAAAAACCAAATATTTCAAAAATCTTTACCAATATCTTCTGGTGCAACAAGTAAATTATTTAATGCTGGTAATTTAAATAGTAAGGGTTTTGAAGCAAGCTTAGGAAGTGTTTTAGTTAAAAATGATGATCTACGTTGGAATATGAATTTAACATTTACAACCAACAAAACCATTATTACAGAATTAGCACCAGGAACAGATTATGTTTCTTTCTGGTCTGAAGCAAGAAATGGTGCTTATACTTGGGTTGGTGAAGAAATTGGTCAGTTAGTAGATAGAGCATTTGTTCGTGTTGAAGATGAAAACTCGCCTTACTACGGATGGCCTTTGTTAGACGATGAAGGATGGGATAGTGACGATAGAACTTTATCTGATGCAGACGGAAATAGAGTGGCTCCTGTGACAGGTAATTATAATCCTGATTTTAAAATGGGATTACAAACTTCTATTACGTATAAAAACTGGAATTTATCAATGAATTTTGATTGGAGAAAAGGAGGACAATTTGTTTCTCAAACATATCGTTATGCAGAATCTGATGTACAAACTTCTAGATGGTTAGATAAAGTGTATGACTTAAGCAACGTAAATGATATTCCTGCTTACATCAGAGAAAATTCTGATATCTTTTTATCACCAAATGGAGAATTCTATCCACTTGTTGGTGGACCTACTGCAGAGTATGGTGGTTTCCCTTATGATGGTTTAAATGACGGAGTGTTTTTACCTGGAGTAATGGGATATTATGATGACAATGGTAATTTTGTAGCTACTCAAGAAAACCTTGGTGGAGATGGAACGCAATACCATTCTTATGGAGACAATTATCCTTGGAGTTATTCTAAAGCAGCAACTTTTGATGCAGATTACTTAAAACTTAGACAAATTTCTATTGGATATACTTTTCCTCGTGAAGTATCAGAAAAAATGGGAATGAACAATTTATCACTTTCATTATTTAGCCGTAATATCATTTTATGGACAAAAGCAGGTATCAATATAGATCCAGAAAGTGCTTTTCAAAGTTCAGGATCTGGAATGGCACAAGGTGTAGAACGTTATAACATTCAACCATGGTCAATTCCTGTAGGTTTTAAACTAAACGCAAGTTTTTAA
- a CDS encoding glycerophosphodiester phosphodiesterase has product MKKVILLNKNILFWILLLLNLSIFAQTDPLPLKGICAHRGANKTHPENTIAAFKEAIRLGVQMIEFDVQLTKDHKLVIMHDATVNRTTNGFGEVSKLTLAEIRELDAGSWKAEKFIGEKVPTLQEVLKIMPQNIWLNIHLKGDRGVGVETAKMVIAENRKQQSVIACGKKAANGVESVSKKLKICNMERLSSRSDYINKTIEGKFAFLQIKNSRDNDAIINDLKKLKQNGVHVNYFHSEKKEQIQELLDAGVDFILTDNLEEMINAFSVLK; this is encoded by the coding sequence ATGAAGAAGGTTATACTATTAAATAAGAATATTTTATTTTGGATATTACTCTTATTAAATCTATCCATTTTTGCACAAACAGATCCTTTACCTCTAAAAGGTATTTGTGCACATCGCGGAGCGAACAAAACGCATCCAGAAAATACAATTGCTGCTTTTAAAGAAGCCATCCGTTTAGGTGTCCAAATGATAGAGTTTGATGTACAGTTAACAAAAGATCATAAACTTGTGATAATGCATGATGCTACTGTAAATAGAACGACAAATGGTTTTGGAGAAGTATCTAAGTTAACTTTAGCTGAGATTAGAGAATTAGATGCCGGTAGTTGGAAAGCTGAAAAGTTTATAGGTGAAAAAGTACCAACGTTACAAGAAGTTCTTAAAATAATGCCACAAAATATATGGTTAAATATTCATTTAAAAGGAGATAGAGGGGTAGGTGTAGAAACGGCTAAAATGGTAATTGCAGAAAATAGAAAACAACAATCTGTAATTGCATGTGGGAAGAAAGCTGCTAATGGAGTAGAAAGCGTAAGTAAAAAATTGAAAATTTGTAATATGGAGCGCTTGTCTTCTCGTTCAGATTATATCAATAAAACTATAGAAGGAAAATTTGCATTTCTACAGATAAAAAATAGTAGAGATAATGATGCTATAATTAATGATCTAAAAAAACTGAAACAAAATGGGGTTCATGTAAATTATTTTCATTCAGAAAAAAAAGAACAAATACAAGAGTTATTAGATGCTGGTGTCGATTTTATTTTGACTGATAATTTGGAAGAGATGATAAATGCTTTTTCGGTATTAAAATAA
- a CDS encoding carboxypeptidase-like regulatory domain-containing protein yields the protein MNSQTISGKIISLNSSNPIEKAALLTDKKSGSTSDEFGNYTLNLDNVKIITISCLGYQPKTITKRQLINNHYVVNLQEDVNLLDEFQLNLTKVSLDSLLIKTAKNMKENYLSSPVKQDVYAIENQNLDFKKLEFELNASSLLSRKKRKLAEKELMQFADNLQEKNPAFGTEFKATVLNKKFYSEERKKEVDSYEVTAIQGFKKIDIGNGVTLENITERLQNVVLKHLNSKNTYKVKSGLFKLEDSLSMVETTRVADSIAKDNTFSYYGQSYPLRNIKYRSVFFNTSTEKNFLDQKYYEHQLEENEILGSKKYYVVSFNPDKSKSKYSGKMYIDPTDFFIKKIKYSYADGKRGQHLNLKFLFGIKFSENQHHVTVFYEKNTDDKIYTSYVKESKTNYAYIDRPIKFIENAKDKNKVKFNVKVEINVSEDRETFVNNITDFDADSFKKKTKEEIKEAYKKRTSYMTKEDYAASNWKDKVLINQYLAQYN from the coding sequence ATGAACTCTCAAACAATTTCAGGTAAAATCATCAGTCTAAATTCTTCCAATCCGATTGAGAAAGCAGCACTTTTAACAGACAAAAAATCTGGTTCAACTTCAGATGAATTTGGTAATTATACCTTAAACCTAGATAACGTAAAAATAATTACTATTTCTTGCTTAGGCTATCAACCAAAAACCATCACAAAAAGGCAACTAATAAATAATCATTACGTAGTAAACTTACAAGAAGACGTAAATTTACTCGATGAATTTCAACTAAACTTAACCAAAGTTTCTTTGGATAGTTTATTGATAAAAACAGCTAAAAACATGAAAGAAAATTATCTTTCATCACCTGTAAAACAGGATGTTTATGCTATAGAAAATCAAAATTTAGACTTTAAAAAACTAGAATTCGAATTAAATGCTAGTTCACTTTTAAGTAGAAAAAAAAGAAAATTAGCAGAAAAAGAATTAATGCAATTTGCTGATAATCTTCAAGAAAAAAATCCTGCTTTTGGTACAGAATTTAAAGCAACTGTTTTAAATAAAAAATTCTATTCTGAAGAACGGAAAAAAGAAGTAGATTCTTACGAAGTAACCGCTATTCAAGGGTTTAAAAAAATAGACATCGGAAACGGTGTAACCTTAGAAAACATAACAGAAAGGCTTCAAAACGTAGTTTTAAAACATTTGAATTCTAAAAACACATATAAAGTAAAATCTGGACTTTTTAAACTGGAAGACTCTTTGTCTATGGTAGAAACAACGAGAGTTGCAGACTCCATTGCAAAAGACAATACTTTTAGTTACTATGGCCAAAGTTATCCGCTTAGAAATATAAAATATAGAAGTGTATTTTTTAATACTTCTACCGAAAAGAATTTTCTTGATCAGAAATATTACGAACATCAATTAGAAGAAAATGAAATATTAGGCTCTAAAAAGTATTATGTGGTTTCATTCAATCCTGACAAATCAAAATCTAAATATTCTGGTAAAATGTATATTGATCCTACTGACTTTTTCATCAAAAAAATAAAATATAGTTATGCTGATGGAAAACGTGGACAACATTTGAATTTAAAGTTTTTATTCGGAATTAAATTCTCTGAAAACCAACATCATGTAACCGTTTTCTATGAAAAAAATACAGATGATAAAATCTATACTTCGTACGTAAAAGAATCTAAAACCAATTACGCATACATAGATAGACCTATAAAGTTTATAGAAAATGCTAAAGATAAAAACAAGGTAAAGTTTAATGTAAAAGTAGAAATAAATGTAAGCGAAGACAGAGAAACCTTTGTAAATAATATTACAGATTTTGATGCTGATAGCTTTAAAAAGAAGACCAAAGAAGAAATTAAAGAAGCCTATAAAAAAAGAACTTCTTATATGACCAAAGAAGATTATGCAGCTTCTAACTGGAAAGATAAAGTTTTAATAAACCAATATTTAGCGCAATATAATTAA